One region of Collinsella aerofaciens ATCC 25986 genomic DNA includes:
- a CDS encoding DNA gyrase subunit A gives MAKKKTKNQPKKKQVNAENVIGLHSEVTDQPITQTLEVNYMPYAMSVNVSRAFPEIDGFKPSHRKLLYTMYKMGLLKGERQKSANIVGQTMKLNPHGDAAIYETMVRLATGNEALLAPFVESKGNFGKYYSGDLSYAASRYTEAKLSPISAEIFKDIDKDPVDFVDSYDGAMKEPRLLPTTFPNILVSANKGIGVAMASDICGFNLNEVCTATMHYLQDPDCDLLEYMPMPDFSTGGEIIYRREEMEKIIETGLGSFQIRSRWRWIPEERIIEVYEIPYTTKTDVIIERIVKLSKEGKVKEIADIRDETDLSGLRIAIDLKRGVDPDKLMAKLYRSTTLQDSFSCNFNVLVDGYPRVMGVRQILHEWVKWRIESTRRRINFDLGKKSERLHLLHGLEAILLDIDKAIAIIRGTKLEAEVVPNLMKGFDIDETQAEFVAELKLRNINEEYILNRTKDIAKLESEIAELEEILSSEENIKKVISDELAAVNKKYVMPRRTGRIEPHEVIEVSLEPEVEEYPVTIMLSRDGYLKKMTDRVLKKATTLKYKDGDKPFIEFPSSNTHELLVFTNKSQVYKCKVAAFEDTKSAQLGSYLPTDLEMEPDESVIWVIDPEDYKADVLFVFENGRVVRVALSGYVTKTNRKRLKNAIYGGSKLLYAQVLKEDRDIALVSSDYRLMNFNTSLLKTKTTTNTQGVQAFTAKKGRSVTTVGTTEEILGAGVSAEKFTAQSLPSAGALMKENDMPSLFD, from the coding sequence GTGGCAAAGAAGAAGACGAAGAACCAGCCAAAGAAAAAGCAGGTCAACGCCGAGAACGTCATCGGCCTGCACTCCGAGGTCACCGACCAGCCGATCACGCAGACGCTCGAGGTCAACTACATGCCCTACGCCATGAGCGTCAACGTCTCGCGTGCATTCCCCGAGATCGACGGCTTTAAGCCCTCGCACCGCAAGCTGCTCTACACCATGTACAAGATGGGTCTGCTCAAGGGCGAGCGCCAGAAGAGCGCCAACATCGTGGGCCAGACCATGAAGCTCAATCCGCACGGCGACGCCGCGATCTACGAGACGATGGTGCGTCTGGCCACCGGCAACGAGGCACTGCTCGCCCCCTTCGTGGAGTCGAAGGGCAACTTTGGCAAGTACTATTCGGGCGACCTGAGCTACGCCGCCTCGCGTTATACCGAGGCCAAGCTCTCCCCCATCAGCGCCGAGATCTTTAAGGACATCGACAAGGACCCGGTCGACTTCGTTGACAGCTACGACGGCGCCATGAAGGAGCCGCGCCTGCTGCCCACCACGTTCCCCAATATTCTGGTTTCGGCCAACAAAGGCATCGGCGTCGCCATGGCGTCCGACATCTGCGGTTTCAACCTCAACGAGGTCTGCACCGCCACCATGCATTACCTGCAGGATCCCGACTGCGACCTGCTCGAGTATATGCCCATGCCCGACTTCTCGACCGGCGGCGAGATCATCTACCGCCGCGAGGAGATGGAGAAGATCATCGAGACCGGTCTTGGCAGCTTCCAGATCCGTTCCCGCTGGCGCTGGATTCCCGAAGAGCGCATCATCGAGGTCTACGAGATCCCCTACACCACCAAGACCGATGTCATCATCGAGCGCATCGTCAAGCTCTCCAAGGAGGGCAAGGTCAAGGAGATTGCCGACATCCGCGACGAGACCGATCTTTCGGGCCTGCGCATCGCCATCGACCTTAAGCGCGGCGTCGACCCCGACAAGCTCATGGCCAAGCTCTATCGCTCGACCACGCTGCAGGATTCGTTCTCGTGCAACTTCAACGTGCTCGTCGACGGCTATCCCCGTGTTATGGGCGTGCGCCAGATTCTGCACGAGTGGGTCAAATGGCGTATTGAGTCCACGCGTCGCCGCATTAACTTTGACCTGGGCAAAAAGTCCGAGCGCCTGCACCTGCTGCACGGCCTCGAGGCAATCTTGCTCGACATCGACAAGGCCATCGCCATCATCCGTGGCACCAAGCTTGAAGCCGAGGTCGTGCCCAACCTTATGAAGGGTTTCGACATCGACGAGACCCAGGCCGAGTTTGTTGCCGAGCTCAAGCTCCGCAACATTAACGAAGAGTACATCCTCAACCGCACCAAGGACATCGCCAAGCTTGAGAGCGAGATTGCCGAGCTTGAGGAGATCCTCTCCAGCGAGGAGAACATCAAGAAGGTCATCAGCGACGAGCTGGCCGCGGTCAACAAGAAATATGTGATGCCGCGTCGCACGGGCAGGATCGAGCCCCATGAGGTTATCGAGGTAAGCTTGGAGCCCGAGGTCGAGGAGTACCCGGTGACCATCATGCTCTCGCGCGATGGCTACCTTAAGAAGATGACGGACCGCGTGCTCAAGAAGGCGACCACGCTCAAGTACAAGGACGGCGACAAACCCTTTATCGAGTTCCCGTCCTCCAACACCCACGAGCTGCTGGTCTTTACCAACAAGAGCCAGGTGTACAAATGCAAGGTTGCGGCGTTTGAGGACACCAAGTCGGCCCAGCTGGGCTCGTACCTGCCGACCGATCTTGAGATGGAACCCGACGAGAGCGTCATCTGGGTCATCGACCCCGAGGACTATAAGGCCGACGTGCTGTTTGTCTTTGAGAACGGCCGCGTGGTGCGTGTCGCACTTTCTGGATACGTCACCAAGACCAACCGCAAGCGCCTCAAGAACGCTATCTACGGCGGCAGCAAGCTGCTGTATGCCCAGGTGCTCAAGGAAGACCGCGACATCGCACTGGTCTCGAGCGACTATCGTTTGATGAACTTCAACACGTCGTTGCTCAAGACCAAGACGACCACCAACACGCAGGGCGTCCAGGCCTTTACGGCCAAGAAGGGCCGCTCGGTCACCACCGTCGGCACGACCGAGGAGATCCTTGGCGCCGGTGTCTCGGCCGAAAAGTTCACCGCACAGAGCCTCCCCTCCGCCGGTGCCCTTATGAAAGAAAACGACATGCCGAGCCTGTTTGACTAG
- a CDS encoding DNA gyrase/topoisomerase IV subunit B — translation MAKNTANYGNDSIRQLKDEERVRLRPAVIFGSDGLDGCAHAAFEILSNAVDEARQGYGKLITLTAFRDGSIQVEDNGRGCPLDWNPSEKRFNWELVFCELYAGGKYNNNQGGDYDFSLGTNGLGSCATQYASEYMDVTVWRDGNKYSLHFKKGKVVGAKKKALEIEPSDENRTGTTIKWRPDLEVFTSISIPHDWYRETMRRQAVVNANVTFRLRIEGDDGEFSEEDFCYPKGIEDYVLEKVGTDYLTEPFFIEADRRGRDREDLPDYNVKITACMCFSRTFMMQEYYHNSSWLENGGSPEKAARSALTSAIDAYIKQQGKYNKNESGIKWQDVQDCLVLVTNCFSTQTSYENQTKKAINNRFIQQAMTAFFKERLSTYLIENKDAANKIMEQVLINKRSRENAEKTRQSIKTNLQQKTDMANRVQKFIDCRSKDKNRREIYIVEGDSAAGAIRTSRDAEFQGVMPVRGKILNCLKEDYPRIFKSDIIMDLMRVLGCGVEIKDKRIKNLGAFDLDNLNWNKVIICTDADVDGYHIRTLVLTMLYRLVPTLIDEGYVYIAESPLYEINCKEKTYFAYTELEKNGILKEIGDQKCSINRSKGLGENDPDMMWLTTMNPETRRLIKVEPEDVTKMETMFNLLLGNDEAGRKRHISEHGKEYLDQLDLQ, via the coding sequence ATGGCAAAAAACACCGCAAACTATGGTAACGACAGTATCCGCCAGCTCAAGGACGAGGAGCGCGTACGCCTGCGCCCTGCCGTCATCTTCGGCTCGGACGGACTCGATGGCTGCGCGCATGCCGCCTTCGAGATTCTGTCCAACGCCGTTGACGAGGCGCGCCAGGGCTACGGCAAGCTCATCACCCTTACCGCCTTTCGCGATGGCTCCATTCAGGTAGAGGACAACGGCCGTGGCTGCCCGCTCGACTGGAACCCCTCCGAGAAGCGCTTTAACTGGGAACTCGTCTTTTGCGAGCTCTACGCCGGCGGCAAATACAATAACAACCAGGGCGGCGACTACGACTTCTCGCTCGGTACCAACGGCCTGGGCTCGTGCGCGACCCAGTACGCCTCCGAGTACATGGACGTCACGGTTTGGCGCGATGGCAACAAGTACTCCCTGCACTTTAAGAAGGGCAAGGTTGTCGGCGCCAAGAAGAAGGCACTCGAGATTGAGCCCAGCGACGAGAACCGCACCGGCACCACCATCAAGTGGCGCCCCGATCTTGAGGTCTTTACCTCCATCAGCATCCCCCACGATTGGTATCGCGAAACCATGCGCCGCCAGGCCGTGGTCAACGCCAACGTGACCTTCCGCCTGCGCATCGAAGGTGACGATGGCGAGTTTTCCGAAGAGGACTTCTGCTACCCCAAGGGCATCGAGGACTACGTGCTCGAGAAGGTCGGTACCGACTACCTCACCGAGCCCTTCTTTATCGAGGCCGACCGTCGCGGTCGAGATCGCGAGGACCTGCCCGACTACAACGTCAAGATTACCGCGTGCATGTGCTTCTCGCGCACCTTCATGATGCAGGAGTACTACCACAACTCATCGTGGCTCGAGAATGGCGGCTCGCCCGAGAAGGCCGCCCGCAGCGCTCTGACCAGTGCCATCGATGCTTACATTAAGCAACAGGGCAAGTACAACAAAAACGAGAGCGGCATCAAATGGCAGGACGTCCAGGACTGCCTGGTGCTGGTGACCAACTGTTTCTCCACCCAAACGTCCTATGAAAACCAGACTAAGAAGGCCATCAACAACCGCTTTATCCAGCAGGCCATGACGGCCTTCTTTAAGGAACGCCTCTCGACCTACCTGATCGAGAACAAAGACGCCGCCAACAAGATCATGGAGCAGGTGCTCATCAACAAGCGTTCGCGCGAGAACGCCGAGAAGACGCGTCAAAGCATCAAGACCAACCTGCAGCAGAAGACCGACATGGCCAACCGCGTGCAGAAGTTCATCGACTGCCGCTCCAAGGACAAGAACCGTCGCGAGATCTACATCGTAGAGGGCGACTCGGCAGCAGGCGCCATTCGCACCTCGCGCGATGCCGAGTTCCAAGGCGTTATGCCCGTCCGCGGTAAGATCCTCAACTGCCTGAAAGAGGACTACCCGCGCATCTTTAAGTCCGACATCATCATGGACCTCATGCGCGTGCTGGGCTGCGGCGTGGAGATCAAAGACAAGCGCATCAAGAACCTTGGTGCCTTTGACCTGGACAACCTCAACTGGAACAAGGTCATCATCTGTACGGACGCCGACGTCGACGGTTACCACATCCGCACGCTCGTGCTCACCATGCTTTACCGCCTGGTGCCCACACTTATCGACGAGGGTTACGTGTATATCGCCGAGTCGCCGCTCTACGAGATCAACTGCAAAGAGAAGACCTACTTTGCCTACACCGAGCTCGAGAAGAACGGCATCCTCAAGGAGATTGGCGACCAAAAGTGCTCCATCAACCGCTCCAAGGGTCTTGGCGAGAACGACCCGGACATGATGTGGCTCACCACCATGAACCCCGAGACGCGTCGCCTGATCAAGGTGGAGCCCGAGGACGTCACCAAGATGGAGACCATGTTTAACCTGTTGCTGGGCAACGACGAAGCGGGCCGCAAGCGCCATATCTCCGAGCACGGCAAGGAATATCTGGACCAGCTGGACCTGCAATAG